DNA sequence from the Chitinivibrionales bacterium genome:
ATCCCACCGCAAAAAACATTTTCGGAAATTCCATACTATCGAATTGCCAGGAGAGGAGAAATCAGCAACCTTTAAAGGATTATGCCAATCAACCGTCGCTCGCGGGTGCGCCGCGCCAGCAAAGTGTGGAGCTTGAAGATGTCGGTACCTGGCCGCACCCAGGAGAGGGGGTGCCGGGAACCCCGCGGCTCTCGCAAGGGGCAGGAGGTCGAGGCCGGGGCGAGAAGTATCTCCCCCGAAAATTCATTAGAATTTAATTATTGTCCGCATGGCAGTTTCACCACCGCCGCCGGGTTCTGCCCTTCTTCAAACGTCATTTCCTGCGTGCAGGTTTTGTCGCCCTTGATGAACTGCATGGTGTGCTTGCCCGACGTTACCTTGACATACCCCACATTCGTTTTTCCCACGAGCTGGCCGTCCATGTAGACCGAGGCCACCGGCGGCACCGAGGAAATGAACACGGTGGCCGGTTTTCTTTCCACGTCGGGCTCGGCAGGCGGCGGGGGAGCAGGTACCACAGGCGCAGGTGATGCAGGCTGCGGGACAGGAACAGCAGGCTCGGCGGGTTTTGCGGCGACAGGGGCCGATGGCAGAGGCGGCGGAAGGCTCTCTATGGTCGTCTTGATCGCCTCGAAGGCATCGGGGAACAGGTTTTTTTCAAGCAGTTTGCGGTTGGCATTGAAGATGCGGACGGCGGTCTCAGTTTTGCCTTGGTCAATCAGTTCATAGAGAAGCGTCAGCTGCCGCTCGGCGGATTCCTGCGCAGCGGACGGCTTTGGTTCTTGCGGGGCGGCAACCGGCGCGGGCGGTGGGGCAGGAGGGGGCGCGGCGGCAATAGCGCGTTCCGCCTCAAGATCGGCGACCGCCTTTTCTCCCCGCTTGATCAGGCCGTGCTGCTCCGCCAGCAATTTGCCGAAAACATTCATCTGTTCCTGTTTGTCAGATTCCGCCGCGGCGCTGTCGCTTCGGGCCTTTGTCATTTTTGACGCAATCGCGTCAATCGCGTTGTTTTTAAGTTTTATTTCCTCGTTTTTGGCCTCCATGACCTGCTGCGCCTGCGACACAAACACGCTTTTTTCCCTGTCGACCCGCGCGCTGTCGTCGCGCACCTTCTGCTGACGCGCCGTCACGTTGTCAAGCGCGGTCTCGCAGCGCCGCACCGCCTGCGCCGCCTGCAGGATCGCCTCGGCGGCGGCCGCAACCTGCTTCTGGCGGCCGGGCTCCTTTCCGGCGATGAGCGCCGCAAGGCCGGCGCGCTGGCGCGCGATGCTGTCGGCCGCCGCGCCCGCGGCGGAAGATTGGTCGGAAAGGGCGGCATGTTTTGCCGAAAAAGTCTGCGACGTTGTTTCGCAGTATTTCACCGCGGATGCCGAGTCCTGTTCCAATTTTGAAAGGCGCGGCTTTGCGTTGATCAGCTCCTTCCATGCCCGCGCGATGCCGTCATTGAGCGTCTTGTTCTGCGCCGCGAAGTTTTTTACGATCTGCGCAAACTCCTTGCCGGCGAGTATGCCGTCGCGGGTGATTTTTTCCCGCGCGGCCGAGGCTGAATCCATCACCGGCTGCAGCGCCGCAAGCTGGCCGCTTGCCCAGTTGTTTTGTTCCTTCCAGGTTGCGCCCGGCGCTCTTGCCACCGCGGCGCTGAATTCCTCGTCGCGCATGATGTTGTCGAGCTTGCCTTTGTAAACCTCGAGCAGCTGCGCCTGTTCCGCCTCGGGCCCGGTCGCGGCGGCGCGCAGTTCGCTCGGCTTGTTGAGAAAATCTCTCAGCTTTTCTGAAAGCACGGCCACGGAACTGTCGAGCTGGAATTTCTCCCGCATGCGCAGGAGCATGGTTTTGCGTGCCTGCGAAGCGGAAAGCAGCGAGTCGATGGAGGCGATGTCCTTTTCGCGTTTCCTGGAATCTTTCTGGTTCTCGAGCTGCGCCGCGATGCTGTCTTTTTTCGAGGAATTCATCTCCTCGGTCGCTGCCTTGACCGCGGAGTCCCTGCCCGCGATGAAGCGGCGAAGGTCCTGGATGCGCTTCTGGGCCGCGGCGAGCGAATCATCGGCCGCTTTGCGGCCCGATGCGCTGTCGGCGACCAGCTTTTTCGCCGCCTCAGAAAGTCTGTCCGCTTTTTTCCGCAACAGGGCGGTTGATTTTTCCATTGCGGCAAGGCTGTCGTTCTGCCGCGCCGCGTCTTTTGCGATGCGCTTTACCAGGTCGATGCTGTCGTTGCGGGCGAGCTCAAGCCCGCTTTTTGCCGCGGCGAGTGAATCCTTGGCGGACGAAATGAGCGCGTCGAACATGGTGATCGCCGAGCGGGATTCCTTTGCCGCCGTGCTTCGGTCCGCATCGCGTCTGGCCTTTGCGCTGTCGATGCCCGAACGGTCTTCGTTCAACTCGGCAAGGGATTTTTTTTCGCGCTCTGCCTGGCTGTGCAAATCCTGGATGACGCGGTTGAGGGAATCTATGCGCTTGTCGGCCTTTGCCGCGGCCGCTGCGCTGTCCCTGAGGGTTTTTTCCGCCTGGGCGGTGAGCGCCTTTAATTTTGTCCGTTGTTCATCAATAGTGCGGTTGATTTCCGCGATCTTGAGCGAGCTCTCCGAAAGTTTGTTTCCTTGGGCGGCCGCCGGAAGGGCAAAGGCAAGGAGTGTTGAGATAAAAGTTAAGCCGATTACCCGCTTATGCATGAACATTCCTGATGCTTTGGAGATTAAAAAGACATTCAATTTAATACTATCATAACTGCAAATGCAAATAAATAAAATTTGGTAAAAACATGCATTGATGCCATAGTTCGCAAAAACATTTCATTCGATCACCCGGTCCGCGATCGCTGAAAAAAATAGGCAAAAATTGGTTGGTCAATGATATATTATGGGTAGAGCATAAACCCGCCTGATCGTCCATCTTATCCATTCCCGGAGGTGAACCATGCGTACGGTCCGTATCGCAGTCCTGGCCCTTGTCACGGCGATTTTCTGCCTCAACGCCACAACGCCGCAGCTCGCCGACCTTCCTTTGCAGAGCAGTATCACCGTGCACGGCATCACCTGGACGTTCGGCCACAACGTGCGCGTCGGCGCATTTGTCAATGGCGACTTCTACGTGGCGGGCGCCTGCACGGTCACCGCGATAACGCCGGCGCCCACCGTGACGCCCGCGATCAACGGTACAGTGCTCAACATTCCGCCGGGCGATCAGGGTACGGCGTTCGATTTTCACGGCCCCAATTACCGGCCGCAATACCGGGTATACCCGCCCATCGGTCTCAAGCCGGGCGACGCCCTGGTTTCCACCATCAGCATGGACAGCGCCGCGCGCATCACGGTGCTTGCCTGGCTTGCGCCCAACCCCGGCACCGAGAGCTGGTGCAAGACCGCCGCGGTGCTCACGTGCATGGCGGCGCCCGTCGCGACCGACGCGTTCCGGCCGTCGTATTGCGACACCACGCAGAAGCTGTATTACGCCGACAGCATCCGCTGGAACCTGCTGCCCAACCTCCCGCACGTGGGCAGCATGACAAATGCGAGCCTTCACGAATGGTCATCGCATTTCATGAACAGCCCGTGGCTCGACGTGTGCTTTTTCGGGTTCGACGCGCCGCTCGATTACATGACCCATTATTCGGCCGAGACCGGCCGCGCCGTGGGCATCGCCACGCTGTTCCTCATCTGCGACTTTACAAAAGCGCAAAAGGATTCGATCATGAAGGGGCTTTTACAATACGGAATCGATCTGTGGGGCATCGTGCGCGGGTGCGACGCGTCGCGCGGCTGGCAGGCGCACGGCGGCCACGGCTCGGGCCGCAAGTGGCCCATGATTTTCGCCGGCATCATGCTGGGCGACGCGGCGATGGCCAGGCCCACCGTTTCCTATCCAAATTTACGGATCGGAGAAGACATGCAGACCAGCTGGGACTGGTGCTGGGCCACCCGCGATTCCAATTACGTGTACACCGGCCACCAGGGCCTTTGGGACGGCGTGCCCGTGAGCTCGCAGCCGGGATGGGGCCCATACGAGAACACGCCGCCGTCGCAGTGGTACTGCTGCGAGTCCGGCTATACCACGCCGCTCGGCGAATCGTACCGCCGCTGCTGCACCAGTCACGCGTGGATCGCCGAGGCGCTATCCGCCCGGCTCATGGGCGCGATGGCGCTGTGGGACCATCCGGAGTTTTTCGGCTACTGCGACCGGTGGATGACCGCCGCCTACGCCGACAGCGCCGAGATCGATTCGATCAAGGCCGAACGGGGCTGGGACTTCTCGGCCGACTGGGAGCGCGAGGGCGCGAGCTGGGACGCGATCACCAACGACATGTGGAAGGCGTACCGGAATTCGGCGGCAGTGAGAAGTCAGGACATTTCTGCATGTAAAATAACCCAAGGCCTGACGATTGCTTCCGATTTGCGCGGCAGGGCCGTGAAAATCAATTATGCCTTATCCAATGTGGCGAGGGTGACGGTTGCGGTTTATGACCTTATGGGAAATCGGATAAGACTCTTGGTTGACGGAAAAGAGACCTCAGGGACGCATGCAGTGCAATGGGACCGCAGGGACAATCGGGGAAATCTTGTCGGGAGCGGTTGCTATGAAATTGTGGGACAGCTTGACAAAATAACGCTCGGGAAGCGAATTATATTTGTAAAGTGAAGGACGGAGAGCGCTTTTATCAACAATAATGTGTTTGTTGACAGATTAGAACATCATTTCGCCTGATTTTTCCATTCAACCGTATCCATCGGTGGAGACTGGGGTTTCTCCTTGATTCCCGCCGATGTGTCAGGCGGCGCCGGAGTTGCGGCAGGCGCGGGTTTCCCCTCCATGATGTTCTGCGGTTCCGGCGGCGGAGCCGCCGGCGGGGTGCGTTTGGGGAGCGCCTCGTTGTACTTTTCGATGCCCTTGTTCCTGATGATCGACGAGGTGATCGCGCTCGCGATGCTGACTGCGGTGAGGCTGAGGCCGATGGTAAGGTTGAGCCGTTGCGCCTTTTTGTCAATTGCGAACATCGTGTCTCCCATGGTTTCCTGCAGATAGGAGACGAGGGCGAGACAGAGAAAGTCTCCCGCCCACGAGCCCACCTGGAATCCGAGCTCCTTGAAAATCCACGACAGGACCGAGCGGCTGCGCGACGCGGGCTGTTCCATGAGCGCGCCCTCGAGCACCGGCTCGGTGAGATACAGTCCCGCCTGCTTGTAGCCGCCGAAGTCAAGTTTGTCAATATGCATGTCCAGCTCCTGCGAGCGCCTTTTCGCCAGGGAGGCGTTGTAGGCGAGAGCGCCCTTGTACAGCAGGAAGTCGGCGCGGTCGTACAGCCGC
Encoded proteins:
- a CDS encoding PEGA domain-containing protein → MHKRVIGLTFISTLLAFALPAAAQGNKLSESSLKIAEINRTIDEQRTKLKALTAQAEKTLRDSAAAAAKADKRIDSLNRVIQDLHSQAEREKKSLAELNEDRSGIDSAKARRDADRSTAAKESRSAITMFDALISSAKDSLAAAKSGLELARNDSIDLVKRIAKDAARQNDSLAAMEKSTALLRKKADRLSEAAKKLVADSASGRKAADDSLAAAQKRIQDLRRFIAGRDSAVKAATEEMNSSKKDSIAAQLENQKDSRKREKDIASIDSLLSASQARKTMLLRMREKFQLDSSVAVLSEKLRDFLNKPSELRAAATGPEAEQAQLLEVYKGKLDNIMRDEEFSAAVARAPGATWKEQNNWASGQLAALQPVMDSASAAREKITRDGILAGKEFAQIVKNFAAQNKTLNDGIARAWKELINAKPRLSKLEQDSASAVKYCETTSQTFSAKHAALSDQSSAAGAAADSIARQRAGLAALIAGKEPGRQKQVAAAAEAILQAAQAVRRCETALDNVTARQQKVRDDSARVDREKSVFVSQAQQVMEAKNEEIKLKNNAIDAIASKMTKARSDSAAAESDKQEQMNVFGKLLAEQHGLIKRGEKAVADLEAERAIAAAPPPAPPPAPVAAPQEPKPSAAQESAERQLTLLYELIDQGKTETAVRIFNANRKLLEKNLFPDAFEAIKTTIESLPPPLPSAPVAAKPAEPAVPVPQPASPAPVVPAPPPPAEPDVERKPATVFISSVPPVASVYMDGQLVGKTNVGYVKVTSGKHTMQFIKGDKTCTQEMTFEEGQNPAAVVKLPCGQ
- a CDS encoding FlgD immunoglobulin-like domain containing protein, which codes for MRTVRIAVLALVTAIFCLNATTPQLADLPLQSSITVHGITWTFGHNVRVGAFVNGDFYVAGACTVTAITPAPTVTPAINGTVLNIPPGDQGTAFDFHGPNYRPQYRVYPPIGLKPGDALVSTISMDSAARITVLAWLAPNPGTESWCKTAAVLTCMAAPVATDAFRPSYCDTTQKLYYADSIRWNLLPNLPHVGSMTNASLHEWSSHFMNSPWLDVCFFGFDAPLDYMTHYSAETGRAVGIATLFLICDFTKAQKDSIMKGLLQYGIDLWGIVRGCDASRGWQAHGGHGSGRKWPMIFAGIMLGDAAMARPTVSYPNLRIGEDMQTSWDWCWATRDSNYVYTGHQGLWDGVPVSSQPGWGPYENTPPSQWYCCESGYTTPLGESYRRCCTSHAWIAEALSARLMGAMALWDHPEFFGYCDRWMTAAYADSAEIDSIKAERGWDFSADWEREGASWDAITNDMWKAYRNSAAVRSQDISACKITQGLTIASDLRGRAVKINYALSNVARVTVAVYDLMGNRIRLLVDGKETSGTHAVQWDRRDNRGNLVGSGCYEIVGQLDKITLGKRIIFVK